One segment of Belonocnema kinseyi isolate 2016_QV_RU_SX_M_011 chromosome 7, B_treatae_v1, whole genome shotgun sequence DNA contains the following:
- the LOC117176486 gene encoding uncharacterized protein LOC117176486, with the protein MRFRPRCAAALVVLLQAVLVASKALDQTQLQPQSQQQIPYGTVAQKRWTEPSGFVGQSGGPSGHGGGGYGGGGDLGGHGGGYGGGGDIGGHGGGGYGGGGDLSGHGGDIGGHGGGGYGGGGDIGGHGGGFGGGGDIEVHGSDSGFGGSGYNGGGGGGDEHHDDHHHDSGYWKKKLVWKPGWKKIWKSAQKQIWKPAWKKVWKPVWEPTKKAVWKEIQVPAWKKIWKPVWKEIQVPAWKEIQVPDWKKIWKPVWIPIKVPAWKEIQVPDWKKVYKPVWKEIKVAAWKDIQVPAWKKIWIPEWVKVGIPGPHKLGTDDHGWMYTSHDLWKKKLVWKPQWKKYWKPAKKQIWVPDKKLEWKEEWKQIWKPAKKQIWVDDKKLIWKEEWKQIWKPAKKQIWVPDKKLEWKEAWKQIWKTEKKQEWIPDKKLAWKEDWKEIQVPAWKEIWVPGWKKIWKPVWISEWFPNEDHHHHKSSGWEDRKDAQSQETQAKLNIQPLDKPKISVAQQPLQLTGENQVRWDRSLQVKAELPTITQDLKPPPLPTNQKIENLNFQSPSQ; encoded by the exons ATGAGATTTCGCCCGAGATGCGCG GCTGCACTAGTGGTGCTACTGCAGGCCGTCCTTGTGGCAAGCAAGGCTTTGGATCAAACACAGCTGCAGCCACAGTCACAGCAACAAATTCC ATATGGTACAGTGGCACAAAAGAGGTGGACAGAACCCAGTGGATTCGTAGGACAATCTGGTGGACCAAGTGGACACGGGGGTGGCGGATATGGAGGTGGTGGTGACCTAGGTGGCCACGGAGGTGGATATGGAGGGGGAGGAGACATCGGAGGTCACGGAGGAGGTGGCTACGGTGGAGGTGGTGACCTGAGTGGCCACGGGG GAGATATTGGAGGACATGGAGGTGGTGGCTACGGGGGTGGAGGAGATATTGGAGGACATGGAGGTGGTTTCGGGGGTGGAGGAGATATCGAAGTTCATGGTTCAGATAGTGGATTTGGAGGCTCTGGTTACAACGGTGGTGGTGGAGGTGGAGATGAACACCACGATGACCATCATCATGATTCCGGCTACTGGAAGAAGAAGCTAGTTTGGAAACCAGGctggaaaaaaatctggaaatcagCTCAGAAACAAATCTGGAAGCCTGCGTGGAAGAAGGTATGGAAACCAGTCTGGGAACCAACGAAAAAAGCAGTCTGGAAGGAGATTCAAGTGCCAGCATGGAAGAAGATCTGGAAGCCAGTTTGGAAAGAGATCCAGGTGCCAGCATGGAAGGAAATTCAGGTTCCAGATTGGAAGAAAATTTGGAAGCCAGTCTGGATACCCATAAAGGTACCAGCATGGAAGGAGATTCAGGTACCAGATTGGAAGAAGGTCTACAAGCCAGTTTGGAAGGAGATTAAGGTAGCAGCCTGGAAGGATATTCAGGTACCTGCATGGAAGAAAATCTGGATACCGGAATGGGTCAAGGTTGGAATTCCTGGACCTCATAAGCTAGGAACTGATGACCATGGATGGATGTACACTAGCCATGATCTTTGGAAGAAGAAGTTGGTATGGAAACCTCAGTGGAAGAAATATTGGAAGCCTGCTAAGAAACAAATTTGGGTGCCGGATAAGAAGCTCGAGTGGAAAGAGGAGTGGAAGCAGATCTGGAAGCCAGCTAAGAAACAAATCTGGGTGGATGATAAAAAACTGATTTGGAAGGAGGAATGGAAACAAATCTGGAAACCAGCGAAGAAACAAATATGGGTACCAGACAAGAAATTAGAGTGGAAAGAAGCCTGGAAGCAGATTTGGAAGACGGAAAAGAAACAAGAATGGATTCCAGACAAGAAATTAGCTTGGAAGGAAGATTGGAAAGAAATTCAAGTACCTGCTTGGAAGGAAATTTGGGTACCAGGTTGGAAGAAGATCTGGAAGCCTGTTTGGATTTCGGAATGGTTCCCTAACGAGGATCATCATCATCACAAGAGTTCCGGCTGGGAAGATCGAAAAGACGCTCAAAGTCAGGAAACTCAAGCTAAGTTGAATATTCAGCCTCTTGATAAACCAAAAATCTCCGTAGCTCAACAGCCTCTACAGCTGACAGGTGAAAATCAAGTTCGATGGGATAGGTCACTTCAGGTTAAAGCTGAACTGCCTACGATCACTCAAGATCTAAAGCCGCCTCCTCTACCAACAAATCAAAAAATAGAGAACCTAAACTTCCAATCCCCAAGTCAATGA